CATCATTATGGATGGTGCAATCCAGAGATTTGAATTTGTATTTGAACTTTCATGGAAGCTAATGAGGGAGTATTTGAAGTATACTGGCTTAGAGATTAACAATCCACGTGGCGTTATAAAGTATGCATATCAAAACGGCGTTATAGAAGACGGTGACAAGTGGCTTAAAATGCTTTCAGATAGAAATATGACTTCACACTTATATAACCAAAAAATGGCTTGGGAAATTTACCAAAACATTAAATTTGAGTATGTAGAGTTATTTAAAAAGCTACTTTTAAAATTTGAAGAAATAATATCTTTTGAGCTATAGAGGTAGCAAATTTGTTGATGAGTTTGTAAAAAAAGGGTAAAATAAAATTGAGAAATTAAGTTTTTAACAAGTAGTCTTTTGAGGAGATGGTAATATGCAAAAGAAAGAAAAAAACAACAATTTTTACATGGCATTTTGTGATGACAGGTTCAAAATAAA
The DNA window shown above is from Caldicellulosiruptor owensensis OL and carries:
- a CDS encoding nucleotidyltransferase substrate binding protein, with translation MRERIVEKFEDFKSALKRLEEGISIEPDKDIIMDGAIQRFEFVFELSWKLMREYLKYTGLEINNPRGVIKYAYQNGVIEDGDKWLKMLSDRNMTSHLYNQKMAWEIYQNIKFEYVELFKKLLLKFEEIISFEL